CTGCGCACTGGCAGAAACCTCCTCCATTGAAACCGTCGTTTGATTGGTGGAGGCAGCCACTTCCTCCACGCTCGCAGCTGCTTCTTCTGTGACGGATGCAATCTCTTCAATTGAGGCACTCATGTGGCTGCTGTCTGTCGTTATATCTTCCAGATGGGTGGATATATGCTTAATTCGCTCAACCATCTGCGTCACAGATCCTTGAATAGTAAGGAACGTTCCCTCTGTTTGTTCAAGCTGCTCAGACCCGGTAGTAACCTCTTTATACCCGCTCTCTAAAGAACCCGCTACATTCGTAGATTCCTGCTGGATAGTATGTACAATCTTCGTAATGCTTCCTATAGATGAGGATACTTGCTCTGCCAATTTGCGGACTTCACCCGCAACGACAGCAAATCCTTTTCCGTGTTCTCCTGCTCTTGCTGCTTCTATTGCAGCATTCAGGGAAAGGAGGTTCGTCTGGTCGGCAATTGCCTGAATGACTTGGACCAGGTTGGTGATTTCCTTGGATTGATGTTCCAATCCCTGCACCTTGTCCACAGCATCTTTAACAATAGTATGAATCTTGTTCATCTGATGAACAGACTGCTGCATCAGCTTCCTTCCTTCATCCGTCATCTGAAGCACCTCATGAGACGTACCGGCTATTTCCTTGCCGGTCTGATCTGCCTCCTTAATTTTCAGCGTAAACCGATCCATCATAACGGAAAGATTGCCGGAACTGTTCGCCTGGGATTCTGCTCCTGAGGAAAGTTCCTGCATGGTGGAAGCCACCTGACCGCTTCCTTCTTTTACTTCATTGGCGGAGTGAGTCAGCTCCATACTTCGTCCTGCTACTTCATTGGATGCCTGAGATACACGCTTCACCAAAGAACGAAGGCCGTCCACCATGTCATTAACTGCGTTGGCAAGCTGACCGATTTCGTCCTGCCTCTTCACTTCCACACGGCCTGTCAAATCCCCATCACGAATTCGCTTCATTGATCCCAGAAGAATTTGGATGGACTTATTCAGTCTTCCTCCAAAGACGTATGCAAACAACGCGCCGAGCAGTAATGCAAGGATTAGGAAAGCAATAAGGAAGACGTTGATACTGTTTTCCAGGGTCATAATGAATGAACCATCCATATCCACCCCTGCAACGGCATCCGAATTTTCCAATGGGATAACTATTGATTTATGCGTATCTCCGTCTACCGGGTCTTTATAGAAATCTGTCATGACTGTCTGTTTGTTATCCAGAGCCTGCTTTTGTTCTTTCGTAAGGGGCGACTCCACCATCATTTCTCCGCTTCCATTTCTGCTAACGTAGTAACCTTTCCCTTCCTTTTGTGTAAGGATATAAGCATGCTTGAGTTTATCATTGTCCTCTACGATAGAGTCCATGGTTTTTAATAAACCCGCATGATTTCCTTCGGGATTGCGGATCGCCTGAAGTATGCGGTAATCATCGACCGCCTGAACAAGTTCATTCCCCGTGTCTTCCAGTGTGCTTTCAAATTGAGGAACAAGATAGGAATCAATGATATGGCTGGACAACACTTTGACAAATCCAAAAACAAGGACTCCTAATATAACAATAGGAATCAAGAAGTTAAGAAACAGCTGCGCCCGCAGCGACTTTTTAGGGTTCATAAATCTGCTTCACTTTCCTTTCCTTAAGATTGAGTAGGTTGGTATCACCTATTTACACTCTTTCTTATATCGGCGGAAATTTCTGATAATATAGTTCTATTTATGGATAATGACTTAATACTTTT
This sequence is a window from Bacillus sp. SB49. Protein-coding genes within it:
- a CDS encoding methyl-accepting chemotaxis protein is translated as MVDGLRSLVKRVSQASNEVAGRSMELTHSANEVKEGSGQVASTMQELSSGAESQANSSGNLSVMMDRFTLKIKEADQTGKEIAGTSHEVLQMTDEGRKLMQQSVHQMNKIHTIVKDAVDKVQGLEHQSKEITNLVQVIQAIADQTNLLSLNAAIEAARAGEHGKGFAVVAGEVRKLAEQVSSSIGSITKIVHTIQQESTNVAGSLESGYKEVTTGSEQLEQTEGTFLTIQGSVTQMVERIKHISTHLEDITTDSSHMSASIEEIASVTEEAAASVEEVAASTNQTTVSMEEVSASAQQLSELSDQLSGNVREFKTDLV